From the genome of Streptococcus marmotae, one region includes:
- a CDS encoding ATP-binding cassette domain-containing protein, which translates to MNYKYIIKISSKMLLLFIVLTMLIASLDGIVLSAVISEVTHFDSNSSVKDIIFFSMTSLVSYILVMLSGQLNTILKNKLLRELNIKIKDKYIKNRLESYPFSLDSSEIVSFLLNDFKLVESNYINVLFDVCYYVVTGVVSMAYLLYLNPIIATLFIIFSFLPMLPPRLFSQSLERKSREWSSSNENFTSTLKSLISGRRTLKTYNGYVFSSREVADKLYKNEKMNESFKNSQSFVGFVAAVLSWVSYIIPITCALYLVIHKQLEAGAVVAIFLASDRVIYPLRNVSMLMNQINTTKEARKKIYDVIQRDSIDQGGHQLSTPKLVIKEMSFSFETKTIFDNVDMTFEFGKHYLISGPSGSGKSTFLDLLQGLLLPQKGRVFITDSTLSSENLESQVARINQHPTLFQASIRDNLALGKPITDVEMVSVLGELGLINELGNDILDTVYNEKTMDLSGGQKQRLEIARAILHKKPIILVDEGTAALDSKNSTIVRDKLYSLPATIIEVAHHFTEEEIQKYSLTHICLKNKTLAKAD; encoded by the coding sequence ATGAATTATAAATATATTATAAAGATATCATCTAAAATGTTACTATTGTTTATCGTTTTAACAATGCTAATTGCATCTCTCGATGGTATTGTGTTATCAGCAGTTATCTCAGAAGTGACACATTTTGATAGTAACAGTAGCGTTAAAGATATTATTTTTTTTAGTATGACTTCTTTGGTAAGCTATATTTTAGTCATGTTAAGTGGTCAATTGAATACGATTCTAAAAAATAAATTACTTCGCGAACTTAATATCAAAATAAAAGATAAGTATATTAAAAATCGTCTAGAATCTTATCCATTTTCTTTGGATAGTAGCGAGATTGTTTCGTTCTTACTAAATGATTTTAAGCTAGTAGAAAGTAATTATATTAATGTTCTTTTTGATGTGTGTTACTATGTAGTTACAGGTGTAGTTTCGATGGCTTATCTGCTATACTTAAACCCTATTATAGCTACGTTGTTTATCATTTTTTCATTTTTGCCAATGTTGCCTCCGAGATTATTTTCACAGTCTTTGGAAAGAAAATCCAGGGAATGGTCTTCAAGTAATGAGAATTTCACAAGTACCTTGAAGTCTTTGATTTCTGGTCGAAGAACATTAAAAACCTATAACGGTTATGTATTTTCGTCACGAGAAGTAGCAGATAAGCTGTATAAAAACGAGAAGATGAATGAGTCATTTAAAAATAGCCAAAGTTTCGTTGGATTTGTAGCAGCTGTTCTATCTTGGGTTAGTTATATCATTCCCATAACTTGTGCGTTATACTTAGTTATTCATAAACAACTAGAAGCTGGTGCAGTTGTTGCTATATTTTTAGCGAGTGATCGTGTGATTTACCCCTTGCGTAATGTTTCAATGCTTATGAATCAGATAAATACTACGAAAGAGGCAAGAAAGAAAATATATGATGTAATCCAACGAGATAGTATTGACCAAGGGGGGCACCAACTTTCAACTCCTAAACTAGTGATAAAAGAGATGTCCTTTTCGTTTGAAACAAAAACTATTTTTGACAATGTAGATATGACCTTTGAGTTTGGGAAACACTATCTTATTTCAGGTCCATCTGGTTCAGGAAAAAGTACGTTCCTAGATTTATTACAAGGATTACTACTACCTCAAAAAGGAAGGGTATTTATAACAGATAGTACGTTATCATCCGAAAATTTGGAATCTCAGGTTGCACGAATAAATCAACACCCTACTTTGTTTCAAGCTAGTATCAGAGATAACCTTGCGTTAGGGAAGCCCATAACAGATGTTGAAATGGTATCAGTATTAGGAGAACTTGGTTTGATAAATGAATTGGGGAATGATATTTTAGATACTGTTTACAATGAAAAAACAATGGATTTGTCTGGTGGTCAGAAGCAGCGCTTAGAGATTGCCCGTGCAATTCTACATAAGAAGCCAATCATTTTAGTCGATGAGGGAACAGCAGCTCTTGATTCGAAAAATTCAACTATTGTTCGAGATAAACTTTACAGTTTACCCGCTACTATTATAGAGGTTGCTCATCATTTTACAGAAGAAGAGATTCAAAAATATAGTTTAACTCATATTTGTCTAAAAAATAAAACATTAGCTAAAGCAGATTGA
- a CDS encoding LytTR family DNA-binding domain-containing protein translates to MKVRVEIDPDIAEDRVMIEARAVTPVIADLIAYTKRLDTVSTTLTVKKGENVYFLDWDDIYTLYLENRILQVKTKDDCYTSSLRLYQVKEMLPQYFLQVSQSEIINLHQLDHLQVTTNGLVKLVLKNKDVTYSSRRYLKRIKEALNL, encoded by the coding sequence ATGAAAGTAAGAGTTGAGATTGACCCGGATATTGCAGAAGATAGGGTCATGATTGAAGCGCGTGCCGTGACCCCAGTTATTGCGGATTTGATTGCTTATACCAAGCGGCTGGACACCGTTTCAACTACTTTAACGGTCAAAAAGGGGGAGAATGTCTATTTTCTGGATTGGGATGATATTTACACCCTCTATTTGGAAAATCGTATCTTGCAGGTCAAAACGAAAGATGACTGTTACACATCTTCTTTGCGCCTCTATCAGGTCAAGGAGATGTTGCCGCAGTATTTCTTGCAGGTTTCGCAATCGGAAATCATCAATTTACATCAACTGGACCATTTACAAGTGACCACAAACGGTCTTGTTAAACTTGTCTTAAAAAATAAAGACGTGACTTACTCGTCCCGTCGCTATCTCAAACGTATCAAGGAGGCATTGAACTTATGA
- a CDS encoding DUF3021 domain-containing protein: MKPYLYSASLGVTIGLSISLLMSAIFGHGTYLSLNPTSTLGQYYLQHFNLVEVMLISALIWAAIGLLFQIVNRIFKQDWSLLKMTVVHFLLTAIGFTSLGVLAGWFPLNLPWLLFFEMIFVVIYALIFFINYQAMKKQVTAINQSLRK; the protein is encoded by the coding sequence ATGAAACCCTATCTTTATTCCGCTAGTTTAGGCGTCACTATTGGTCTTAGCATCTCGCTGCTGATGTCTGCTATTTTTGGACACGGCACCTATCTGTCACTCAATCCTACATCTACCTTGGGGCAGTATTATCTGCAGCATTTTAATTTGGTAGAAGTCATGCTGATTTCAGCCCTTATCTGGGCGGCTATTGGTCTATTATTTCAAATTGTTAATCGGATTTTTAAGCAAGATTGGAGTTTGCTTAAAATGACGGTGGTACATTTTCTTCTAACCGCAATCGGCTTTACCTCGCTCGGCGTACTAGCAGGCTGGTTTCCGCTCAATCTCCCTTGGCTACTATTTTTTGAAATGATTTTTGTTGTCATTTATGCCCTTATCTTTTTTATCAATTACCAAGCCATGAAAAAGCAGGTGACAGCTATTAACCAATCTTTGAGGAAATAG
- a CDS encoding helix-turn-helix domain-containing protein: MGILLATRLKNKRLEMKLSQAELADGICEQGQISRMEKGNYTPGSELLYEISKKLNVSMNYFFDETEPEETKGLEKFRILSKKFIDYRDYETLKYIYDAEVAQSHRLNLSDQIYLAWIESMITFYYYEKQLEAIDKLEATLSQLSESDTIYLHLSNTLMNFYFESGELERFEDRYDQLAEKFRNIRITTLDDLELSIKFSYNCCRFLWLNKNITKAINETTEAIKRCKQYRSNYLLADLYCLLGNISEDFADKEVVLHYFQVSQFLYKMDDNQKMVLTLERYMNEKYV; this comes from the coding sequence ATGGGAATATTGTTAGCTACGAGATTAAAAAATAAGCGTCTAGAAATGAAGCTATCGCAGGCAGAATTGGCAGACGGAATCTGTGAGCAAGGACAAATTAGTCGAATGGAGAAAGGAAATTATACTCCGGGTTCTGAGTTATTATATGAGATTTCAAAAAAGTTAAATGTGAGTATGAATTACTTTTTTGATGAAACTGAACCAGAGGAAACAAAAGGGTTAGAGAAGTTTAGAATATTATCAAAAAAATTCATAGATTATAGAGATTATGAAACACTAAAGTATATTTATGATGCAGAAGTGGCTCAAAGTCATCGTTTGAACCTATCGGATCAAATCTATTTAGCTTGGATAGAGTCGATGATTACGTTCTATTATTACGAAAAACAGCTAGAAGCAATAGATAAATTAGAAGCTACATTATCTCAATTGAGTGAAAGTGATACAATTTACCTGCACTTATCGAATACACTGATGAATTTCTATTTTGAAAGTGGTGAATTAGAAAGGTTTGAGGATAGGTATGATCAGCTAGCTGAAAAGTTTCGAAATATCCGAATCACTACATTAGATGATCTGGAACTATCAATTAAATTTAGTTATAATTGTTGTAGATTTTTATGGCTTAATAAAAATATTACAAAAGCAATTAACGAAACGACAGAAGCGATTAAGCGCTGTAAACAATATCGCTCAAATTATTTATTAGCAGATTTGTACTGTCTATTAGGAAATATTAGTGAAGATTTTGCTGATAAAGAAGTGGTGTTGCACTATTTTCAAGTTTCTCAATTTTTATATAAAATGGATGATAATCAAAAAATGGTGCTAACTCTGGAGCGATATATGAATGAAAAGTATGTATAA
- a CDS encoding MFS transporter — translation MMKKPIHLYILVTLSTIATLAKLWGRFTPKTFDEGLVRDTYSKLNMPKANIDDIIKVTKAGMAFDGNIVNKILALVLLVLIVATIVFLFRKKNETASYTYLAYLFVTLINGTYAYIGGRGIATYYSDEMLRKTMQATTLGGYGLGIVLFLLFSGLTVFFLLRKPKEKPSMEQTATDI, via the coding sequence ATGATGAAAAAACCAATTCATTTATATATTTTAGTGACATTGTCAACCATTGCGACACTAGCGAAGTTATGGGGAAGGTTTACTCCTAAAACGTTTGACGAGGGACTGGTACGAGACACTTATAGTAAGCTGAATATGCCCAAGGCGAATATTGATGACATAATCAAAGTCACAAAAGCGGGGATGGCATTTGACGGAAATATAGTTAATAAAATTCTAGCCCTTGTCCTCTTGGTATTGATTGTTGCAACAATTGTTTTCTTATTCCGGAAGAAAAATGAAACAGCCTCCTATACGTATCTAGCCTACTTGTTTGTTACGTTAATAAACGGAACGTATGCTTATATCGGTGGAAGGGGTATTGCTACTTATTATTCAGATGAAATGCTGCGTAAAACAATGCAAGCTACAACTTTGGGAGGTTATGGTCTAGGCATTGTGCTCTTTCTCCTATTTTCCGGTTTGACGGTCTTCTTCCTACTTCGTAAACCAAAAGAAAAACCGTCAATGGAACAGACAGCAACAGATATTTAA
- the argR gene encoding arginine repressor, translated as MNKIQRQEVIQDMIREEKIRTQAEIQQGLVRRGVSVTQTTLSRDLRELGLVKVHENGSSYYTLPITQEEMTFTQLLAKYAYKVERASFILVLHSELGEAALMANIIDIEKPTTILGTLAGADTLLVICRDEVAAKQVEAEIKSYLD; from the coding sequence GTGAATAAAATACAAAGACAAGAAGTCATTCAAGATATGATTCGTGAGGAAAAGATTCGGACGCAGGCAGAGATACAGCAAGGGCTTGTTCGACGTGGTGTTTCTGTGACCCAGACCACCTTATCGCGCGATTTGCGGGAGTTGGGTCTTGTTAAAGTGCATGAAAATGGAAGTTCTTACTACACCTTGCCCATCACGCAAGAGGAAATGACTTTTACTCAATTATTGGCTAAATATGCCTATAAAGTAGAGCGTGCGAGTTTTATTTTGGTTCTGCATTCAGAATTGGGTGAAGCAGCCTTGATGGCCAATATTATTGATATTGAAAAACCGACTACGATTTTAGGGACCTTGGCAGGAGCAGATACCTTGTTGGTTATTTGTCGTGATGAAGTAGCGGCTAAGCAGGTAGAAGCTGAAATAAAATCTTACTTGGATTGA
- the mutS gene encoding DNA mismatch repair protein MutS, translating to MTKEKISPGMQQYLDIKANYPDAFLLFRMGDFYELFYDDAVEAAQILELTLTSRNRNAENPIPMAGVPYHAAQQYIDTLVDLGHKVAIAEQVEDPKTAVGVVRREVVQIITPGTVVDSSKIGSESNFLVAVDRQGVTYALSYMDVATGQFFVTSLDDFMTLCGEIRNLRARELVIGYSLSEEEEQVLTSQMNLLLSHEDTVADDTQLLDSSLIAIEKNVAGKLLSYVLRTQLRDLVHLQKVQHYEIKDYLQMDYATKSSLDLLENARTGKKHGSLYWLLDETKTAMGLRLLRSWIDRPLIDRTKIESRQRVVQVFLDYFFERSDLVESLKGVYDIERLASRVSFGKTIPKDLLQLSQTLSNVPAIRTILEQMNEPALAPLISGLDAIPELHALISEAIDPEAQGTITDGNIIKTGFDTTLDQYRLVMREGTGWIAEIEAKERANSGINNLKIDYNKKDGYYFHVTNSNLNNVPDHFFRKATLKNSERYGTEELAKIEGQMLEARDKSAHLEYEIFMRIRQEVEKYISRLQRLARTIATIDVLQSFAVVAENQRYVCPQFTDTRQLTIEQGRHAVVEKVMGKQTYIPNSIVLDERTNMQLITGPNMSGKSTYMRQLGMIVIMAQMGSYVPAEVVTLPIFDAIFTRIGAADDLVSGQSTFMVEMMEANKAIRLASEQSLILFDELGRGTATYDGMALAQSIIEYIHDRIGAKTLFATHYHELTDLSETLAHLENVHVSTLEHNGQVTFLHKIASGPADKSYGIHVAKIAGMPDDLLQRADTILQSLENQNQLPQRVEEAPFQPPVGQMDLFSAPHPALEQLEKLDIYAMTPLEAMNALAELKKLV from the coding sequence ATGACAAAAGAAAAAATTTCACCCGGCATGCAACAGTATCTGGATATAAAAGCAAACTATCCAGATGCTTTTTTGCTATTTCGCATGGGGGATTTCTATGAATTATTTTATGATGATGCAGTAGAGGCAGCACAGATTTTGGAATTAACTTTGACCAGTCGCAACCGAAATGCGGAAAATCCCATTCCGATGGCAGGCGTTCCCTATCATGCAGCCCAGCAGTACATTGATACTCTGGTTGATTTGGGACATAAGGTCGCAATTGCTGAACAGGTGGAAGACCCTAAGACGGCTGTTGGTGTCGTGAGACGTGAAGTTGTTCAGATTATTACACCTGGGACGGTTGTGGACTCGTCCAAAATCGGCTCTGAAAGTAACTTTTTGGTGGCGGTGGATCGCCAAGGCGTGACCTATGCCTTGTCTTATATGGATGTGGCGACAGGGCAGTTTTTTGTGACCAGCCTAGATGATTTTATGACATTGTGCGGTGAAATTCGTAACCTTCGTGCGCGTGAATTGGTCATTGGCTATTCTTTGTCGGAGGAAGAGGAGCAGGTTCTGACATCTCAAATGAATCTTCTCTTATCTCATGAGGATACAGTAGCAGATGATACGCAGTTGCTTGATTCATCTTTAATTGCAATTGAAAAAAATGTAGCTGGCAAACTCCTGAGCTATGTCTTACGGACGCAGTTACGGGACTTGGTTCATTTGCAAAAGGTACAGCATTATGAAATCAAGGATTATTTGCAGATGGATTATGCGACCAAATCGAGTCTTGATTTGCTGGAAAATGCCCGAACAGGAAAGAAGCATGGCAGTCTTTACTGGCTTTTGGATGAAACCAAAACGGCCATGGGCTTACGCTTACTGCGTTCGTGGATTGACCGCCCCTTGATTGACCGTACGAAAATCGAATCGCGTCAACGTGTGGTGCAGGTCTTTCTAGATTATTTCTTTGAGCGAAGCGATTTGGTGGAGAGTTTAAAAGGGGTTTATGATATTGAGCGCTTGGCTAGTCGGGTTTCCTTTGGTAAAACTATACCGAAGGACTTATTGCAACTTTCTCAGACTTTGTCAAATGTGCCTGCAATACGGACGATCTTAGAGCAGATGAATGAGCCTGCTCTTGCTCCCTTGATTTCAGGTTTGGATGCCATTCCTGAGCTTCATGCCTTGATTAGTGAAGCAATTGATCCCGAAGCCCAAGGGACTATTACAGATGGGAATATTATCAAGACAGGGTTTGATACCACCTTGGATCAATACCGTCTGGTCATGCGTGAAGGGACTGGCTGGATTGCTGAAATAGAAGCCAAGGAGCGAGCCAATTCAGGAATTAACAATTTAAAAATTGATTATAATAAAAAAGATGGCTACTATTTCCACGTAACCAATTCCAATCTTAACAACGTTCCCGACCACTTTTTCCGGAAGGCAACCTTGAAAAATTCAGAGCGCTATGGGACAGAAGAGTTGGCAAAAATTGAGGGACAAATGCTCGAGGCACGTGATAAATCGGCTCATCTGGAGTATGAGATTTTCATGCGGATTCGACAAGAAGTGGAAAAATATATCAGTCGCCTGCAGAGGCTAGCGCGGACTATTGCGACGATTGATGTACTGCAATCCTTTGCTGTTGTGGCAGAAAACCAGCGCTATGTATGTCCTCAGTTTACGGACACGCGTCAATTAACCATTGAACAAGGGCGTCATGCAGTTGTTGAAAAAGTGATGGGCAAGCAGACCTATATTCCTAATTCGATTGTCCTTGATGAACGGACCAATATGCAGTTGATTACAGGACCGAATATGAGTGGTAAATCAACCTATATGCGCCAGCTGGGCATGATTGTCATCATGGCGCAAATGGGCTCCTATGTGCCAGCAGAGGTTGTTACCTTACCGATTTTTGACGCGATTTTTACCCGAATTGGAGCAGCAGATGACCTAGTGAGTGGCCAGTCAACCTTTATGGTTGAAATGATGGAAGCCAATAAAGCTATTCGTTTAGCGAGCGAACAGTCCTTGATTCTCTTTGATGAATTAGGGCGTGGAACGGCCACCTATGATGGAATGGCCTTGGCTCAATCGATTATTGAATACATTCATGATCGTATCGGAGCAAAGACCTTGTTTGCGACCCACTATCACGAATTGACCGATTTAAGTGAAACCTTGGCACATTTAGAAAATGTCCATGTGTCAACCTTAGAACACAATGGTCAAGTGACCTTCTTGCACAAGATTGCTTCAGGACCTGCTGATAAGTCTTATGGAATTCATGTGGCTAAAATTGCGGGTATGCCAGACGATCTCTTGCAGCGGGCAGACACTATTTTACAATCCCTAGAAAATCAAAATCAGTTACCGCAGAGAGTAGAAGAGGCCCCCTTCCAACCTCCTGTCGGTCAAATGGACCTCTTTTCCGCCCCACATCCAGCACTAGAACAATTAGAGAAGTTAGATATTTATGCCATGACTCCGCTTGAAGCCATGAATGCCTTAGCTGAATTGAAGAAATTAGTATAA
- the argS gene encoding arginine--tRNA ligase: MNQKMLVAEKLATAISSLELEAIYALLEKPKSSEMGDIAFPAFSLAKVERKAPQAIAADIVEKLDTDGFEKIVATGPYVNFFLDKAAISHATLTQVIEEKEQYGQQKRGEGQNITIDMSSPNIAKPFSVGHLRSTVIGDALANIYEKMGYKALRINHLGDWGKQFGLLIVAYKLWGDKAAVEANPISELLKLYVRINAEADENPELDEEGRKWFKKLEDGDAEALELWQWFRDESLVEFNRIYDKLNITFDYIQGEAFYNDKMEKGIGILKEKNLLQESKGAMIVDLEDYNLPPALIMKSDGATLYITRDIATALYRKEQYNFVKNIYVVGQEQANHFKQLKAVLKEMGLDWSDDMLHIAFGLVTRDKKKLSTRKGNIILLEPTLDEAVSRALSQIEAKNPDLEDKEAVAEAVGVGAVKFFDLKTDRENGYDFDLEAMVSFEGETGPYVQYAYARIQSILRKGNFTPATDNQYQLTDAESWEIIKHLQNFANVIEKAADKYDPSLIAKYAINLAQAFNKYYAHTRILDESPERDSRLALAYATGVVLKEALRLLGVEAPEKM, from the coding sequence ATGAATCAAAAAATGCTTGTTGCTGAAAAACTCGCAACTGCCATTTCTAGTCTTGAACTAGAAGCGATTTACGCACTATTAGAAAAACCAAAATCATCTGAAATGGGAGACATCGCTTTTCCTGCTTTTTCATTAGCAAAGGTTGAGCGCAAAGCGCCTCAAGCTATCGCAGCGGACATCGTGGAAAAATTAGATACAGACGGATTTGAAAAAATTGTTGCAACTGGTCCTTATGTCAACTTTTTCTTAGACAAAGCAGCCATTTCACACGCAACCTTGACCCAAGTCATCGAAGAAAAAGAGCAATATGGACAACAAAAACGTGGTGAAGGACAAAACATCACCATTGACATGTCTAGTCCAAACATCGCAAAACCCTTCTCAGTTGGTCACTTGCGTTCTACGGTTATCGGAGATGCCCTTGCTAATATCTATGAAAAGATGGGTTACAAGGCGCTTCGTATCAACCATTTGGGGGACTGGGGCAAACAGTTTGGTCTCTTAATCGTGGCCTACAAGCTATGGGGCGATAAGGCTGCTGTCGAAGCCAATCCGATTTCAGAATTGCTCAAACTCTATGTCCGTATCAATGCTGAAGCTGATGAAAATCCTGAACTAGACGAAGAAGGACGGAAGTGGTTTAAAAAATTAGAAGACGGAGATGCAGAAGCTCTTGAACTCTGGCAATGGTTCCGTGATGAAAGTCTAGTTGAGTTTAACCGTATCTATGACAAGCTCAATATTACCTTTGATTATATTCAAGGTGAGGCTTTCTACAACGATAAGATGGAAAAGGGAATTGGCATTCTCAAAGAGAAAAACCTCCTGCAAGAATCAAAAGGTGCCATGATTGTTGACCTTGAAGACTACAATCTCCCACCAGCTCTAATCATGAAATCAGACGGCGCAACCCTCTACATCACTCGTGATATTGCAACAGCCCTTTACCGCAAAGAACAGTACAACTTCGTCAAAAATATTTACGTCGTGGGGCAAGAACAAGCCAACCACTTCAAGCAGTTAAAAGCCGTTCTCAAAGAAATGGGACTTGACTGGAGTGATGATATGCTTCACATCGCCTTTGGTTTGGTGACAAGAGACAAGAAAAAACTGTCTACTCGTAAGGGAAATATCATCCTCTTAGAACCAACTCTTGATGAAGCCGTTTCTCGTGCCCTTTCTCAAATCGAAGCAAAAAATCCTGATTTGGAAGACAAGGAAGCTGTCGCAGAAGCTGTTGGTGTAGGAGCTGTCAAATTCTTCGACCTCAAAACAGACCGCGAAAATGGTTATGACTTTGATTTGGAAGCAATGGTATCCTTTGAAGGGGAAACTGGTCCTTACGTCCAATATGCCTACGCACGGATTCAATCCATTCTCCGCAAAGGCAACTTCACACCAGCAACGGACAACCAGTATCAATTGACTGATGCAGAAAGCTGGGAGATTATCAAACATCTCCAAAACTTCGCCAACGTCATCGAAAAAGCTGCTGACAAGTACGACCCATCCTTGATTGCCAAGTACGCGATTAACCTTGCCCAAGCCTTTAACAAATACTACGCACACACTCGCATTCTTGATGAAAGTCCAGAACGCGACAGCCGCCTAGCTTTGGCTTATGCAACAGGTGTTGTCTTAAAAGAAGCTCTTCGCCTCCTTGGTGTTGAAGCTCCTGAAAAAATGTAA
- a CDS encoding ATP-binding cassette domain-containing protein yields the protein MNYKYLLKYSPKYLLVFILLTMVIASFDGVILSSVISKVTEFDRNSSIQEVLGFSLSAFILYSLIMVSGQLNSFLRNKLLYIINIKIKEQYITNKLQVDDYKNDTDEIVSFMLNDFTLVESNYIGVLLDVLSFGTMGIVSMGYLIYLNPTIAVLFIIFSFLPMLPPKLMSSLIQKKSLEWSNANEEFTARLKSIFAGRKVIKTYSAYNFSNQEISSKLREVEGVNKSFKNTQNFANFISAILSWVGYIVPITGALYFVIRGQLEAGAVVAMFLASDRVIYPLRNVSMLLNQINTTKEAREKIYKILQVKTDFSGDKSVDDKVDIVLEDVHFSFGNKKIVEGISYTFEYGKKYLISGSSGTGKTTILDLLQGVFIPDSGRIVGRVGNRSVELSSSISRISQEPVLFQTSIRNNLLLGKEIDEVKVLSILSRLGLVTELGSNLLDIVCDDRIISLSGG from the coding sequence ATGAATTATAAATACTTACTAAAATATTCTCCTAAATATCTTCTAGTCTTTATTTTATTGACGATGGTGATTGCTTCTTTTGATGGAGTTATATTATCATCAGTTATTTCGAAGGTAACAGAGTTTGATAGGAACAGTAGCATTCAGGAAGTCTTGGGTTTTAGTTTATCTGCTTTTATACTATATTCATTGATTATGGTGAGTGGACAATTAAATTCTTTTTTAAGAAACAAACTGTTGTATATCATTAACATTAAAATCAAGGAGCAATATATTACAAATAAGCTGCAGGTAGATGATTATAAAAATGATACAGATGAAATTGTCTCATTCATGTTGAATGACTTTACGTTAGTTGAAAGCAATTATATCGGAGTGCTTTTAGACGTTCTATCTTTTGGAACGATGGGAATCGTTTCTATGGGATATCTTATTTATTTAAATCCAACTATTGCTGTTCTATTTATTATCTTTTCTTTCTTGCCTATGCTGCCACCTAAGTTAATGAGCAGTTTAATTCAGAAGAAGTCGCTAGAGTGGTCAAATGCAAACGAAGAGTTTACAGCTAGATTAAAAAGTATATTTGCTGGTCGAAAAGTAATTAAAACTTATTCGGCTTATAATTTTTCAAACCAAGAAATCTCATCTAAGTTAAGAGAGGTTGAAGGGGTAAACAAATCTTTTAAGAATACCCAGAATTTTGCTAATTTTATCTCTGCTATTTTATCTTGGGTTGGCTATATTGTTCCGATTACTGGTGCTTTGTATTTTGTCATTAGAGGACAGCTAGAAGCTGGTGCGGTTGTTGCTATGTTCCTAGCAAGTGATAGAGTCATTTATCCTTTACGAAATGTGTCAATGTTGCTTAATCAAATTAATACCACAAAAGAAGCACGAGAAAAGATATACAAAATTTTACAGGTAAAGACAGACTTCTCAGGAGATAAATCTGTTGATGATAAAGTTGATATTGTATTAGAAGATGTTCATTTTAGTTTCGGAAACAAAAAAATAGTTGAAGGGATTAGTTATACATTCGAATATGGAAAAAAATATCTTATTTCAGGTTCGTCTGGAACAGGGAAAACAACGATTTTAGATTTATTGCAGGGAGTGTTTATTCCAGATTCAGGCAGAATAGTTGGTAGGGTAGGAAATAGAAGCGTTGAATTAAGTTCGTCTATCTCAAGAATCAGCCAAGAGCCAGTCTTGTTCCAGACTTCTATTAGAAACAATCTTCTCCTAGGAAAAGAAATAGATGAAGTCAAGGTTCTTTCAATATTAAGTCGGTTAGGATTAGTCACAGAATTAGGTTCAAATTTATTGGATATCGTTTGTGATGATAGAATAATTTCATTGTCTGGTGGTTAA